Within Spinacia oleracea cultivar Varoflay chromosome 4, BTI_SOV_V1, whole genome shotgun sequence, the genomic segment GGTTCTCCGAAATTTTCACAGTTCTCCTCATGATAGTACTTTTTCCTCCACTCTACTGGCATCCTATTACTTCCCCAAATCTTGttgaaaagagttgttaaccatacacaacccctctctctcccaaACATCTCCAGACTTTGATAGGCATACCATCGGGCCCCACTGCCCTCTTGCGTCCCATCTTTTTCAGTGCCATTTCGACTTCTCTCTTTTGAATTCTTCGCATAAAATCTAGGTTAACCATATCCCGAGGGATATTTGTATCCCCAATATCGCGCCCTTGATCCCCGTTGAACAAGTTATCAAAGTAGGACCTCCATCTATCCTTGATTTCCTTATCTCCCACCAAAACTTTTTGATCAACATCTTTCACACATTTAATCCTCCCGATGTCTCGCGTCTTTCTATCTCTCATTCGAGCAAGTTTATAAATGTCTTTTTCCCCTTCTTTTGTATCCAATCTTGTGTAAAGATCCTGATTCACCTTTGCTCTACCCTCTCTTACGGCCTTCTTTGCTTCCCTTTTAGCCTCCTTGTACTTCTCGTAGTTCTCATCACTTCTACATTTCCCCAACTCCTTATAGCATTCTCGTTTGCTCTTTATAGCTTGTTGCACAACTTCGTTCCACCAAGATGTGTCCTTACTTGGTGGCATGATTCCTTTAGATTCCCCTAGGACCTCTTTCGCCACTCCTTTTATGGTGTGCTCCATTCTTGTCCATAATGAGTCTATATCCAAATCCATATCCCCGACCCAAATACCTTCACTTGCCACCTTTTCCACAAATTTTAGTTGTTGCTCCCCTTGAAGTTTCCACCACTTGATCCTAGACTCTACTAGTGGTCTTCTACTCCTTATATAACTTCTACCTCGAGAATCAAGTACCACAGTCTATGTTGGGTTGTTGTACTCTCACCCTGAATCACCTTACAATTGGCGTAGCACTGTCTCAAAGCATTCCTTACTAAAAAGAGGTCAATTTAGCTCGTATTGTCTCCACTCCTATAGGTTACTAGGTGAGAGTCTCTTTTCTCAAACCAAGTGTTCATTATACCCAAGTCATATGCCaatgcaaaatccaaaatagCATTTCCCGCTTCATTCAGCTCCCCATACCCAAAACCACCATGAATGCTTTCAAATCCATCGCGACTCGAGCCTACATGCCCGTTGAGATCCCCACCAATGATCAGTTTCTCACTTCTAGGGACACGTTGCACCACTTCTTCTAAATCTTCCCAAAATTCTTGTCTAGTAAACCAATATGTCATCAAAAAACACTAGAACAAACTTTCTCAAATAAGGGCAAAATACCTCATTCATCAAGGATTGAAAAGTAGCTGGTGCGTTGTTGAGTCCGAACGACATGATTAGAAACTCGTAATGCCCCTCATTACTCTGGAAAGCTGTCTTACGGGTGTCTCTCGGCCTCACAAGTATCCGATGGTAGCCGGCCCGTAGCCCCATCTTAGAGAAAATGCGCGCCCCGAACAATTCATCCAACACTTCATCGATCACGGGAATCGGGTACTTACCTGGCACAGTTTCTTTGTTCAAGGCCCAATAATCAACACGCCACGAGCCATCTTTCTTCTTTACTAGTAATACCGGGTTGGAAAACGGACTGGTCGAGGGCCTTATGATACCTGCTTCTAACTCCTACCAGATTTCTACCTTGAGGATGATAGCGTGTTCGTGGTTCCTAGTGGGTGAGTCAAATACTGCCTTAAATTCATCTAACATTCCCTGCAAATAGCTCGGTGGCTCGACTGATTGGGTGTTTTTCTGTCGGTTGAATTCCATCGGAATTCCTCCACCGTCCTTCTCGATTACCTTCATCATGGCTTTGAGTGACACTCGCGAGCGGTTTAGGGACGGGTTCCCTTTCAACGTCACTGTGTTTTCTAGGTTGTAACCACATGCCCGAGCTTCTCTAACCACTGGGTAGCAAGAATAACCTTTTATTTCCCAATCCCGAAGGTAAAAAATCCTTTGTATTTCAATTTCCCATTCAGTTTCATCTTCACCCCCTTACAAACTCTGGTTTCACGCACCGCTTCGCCATTCCCCAACGAGACGCCAAATCCGGCTGGGCCGACTCACTGATGGGCACCCCTAATTTCTCAACGGTTCGGCAAGAAATAAAGTTGTGGCCTTGTGGGTCGCCCCATGATCGATCATGACCATTATTTCTTATTCACCGATCTTGCCAACTAGCTTCAAGGTTTTGGGTGCCCCACTATGAAATTTATGGAAATTCAGTTACAAAATCCTCCTCGGGAATTTCGAGCACCTGGAGCGTGCCGCCGGCGGCCTCCTCCACCTCGTCCTCCTCCACTAAAAGTACACTCAATTGCTTCCTCTTACATTGGTGACCTACCCCCATCGTTCGTCACATCGGAAACATAACCCCCTCGCCTTTTTGTGTGGCAATTCACGCTCTGTCAAGCGTTAACCTCGCCGGAGAATCGCAATGTGGTCGGCGTGGCTCGGGTGGAGGAACTCGTGAATTGGTGATTGTTTTAGTTTGAGGCTTGTGACTCGTAAGAGTTGGTGGGTTTTGTTCCCCCAACCTTAGAAAGTGGGTTGAAGTAGTTGGATGTCAACCCATGGGTTTGTGTTGTTGTGTCCGTTGGTTGCTAAGGATTGTCCTCAACTAAAATACGAAAACGGCCCACTCTTAGTAGGCCCAAACGTTCCCCCTTTTGAGTCCAGCGACCCTGTTTCTTTCTGTTTTAATCTCCTCTTCTCCACTTAAAAACGGACCCAACATTATACTTTCCGGCACATCCTTGAGCGGTCCGGCGAGCTCGATGAACTTCTTCTGGTATTCCGTCACCGTCGTAGTCTGTGTTGTAGAGAGCCATTGTTCATGGGGTGTTCTGACATCGGTAGGTCGGAACTTCAGCAAAATCCTCCTTTCAAATCTAGCAAGTTTCAGATTGGATTTATGCGACGTCGCCCTGCATGGATACGACAACAACATTTAGCTTCTCGCTCTCCGAGAGGTAGTAGAAGGCGAAGTACTTTTCACCTCTGCGACGTCGCCCTACATGGATACGACAGCAGCATTTAGCTTCTCGCTCTCCGAGAGGTGGTAGAAGGCGAAGTACTTCCAATGGCCCCTACCACCATCACCGTCGTCGTACAATCCAACACCATCATTAAATCTCTCGTCCCCCGTTTGAAAGTGGCGGTTACTCCTATTTTCTCTGTTCTCCGAGTACACCGTCTTTTCCTGGTTGCGAGGCGGTTCTGCGCCGACGTTCTTGTTGGCCAACCTGAGATTCCTCCTGGTTCTTCTTCAACAAGCTCATCTGGTTATTCTGCTCCTCCCTAAAGCGCTCAATCCGACCTTCTAGTCGGGCGGTGGCTGAGTCCATCGTTGCCCTTCCATCCGTCAAGACTTGACTTGTTGGACAGTGCTCTCCAACTCAACCATTCTCTGGTTTACTTCCGAGATGGTCATGTCCATAGCCTCGATTCTCTGCGTATTAGATAACACCATGGTTGTTGGTTGTCCCCTCTGCCCGAACCGCTCTGATACCAAGTATAATGCCCTGACTCAACTCAACCACAATCACACACAATACAATTAAATAGAAGAGAAGATTGATTGATTAATGAATTCCGACCAACCGATTACAAAAAGTAGTAGCTTTAGGCTACAAATCTCAGTTAGTAACTTTAGGTTACAAATCTCCAAAACACCACAATACTACTCAATGCCTTTCTCTTTCTACCTCTCCTCTATTTATACTTCTAAGTACATTACACTCATTGCTCTGCTGCTTCTCTGTTTGTCAGTTGGTGCCAACAGCTCCTTGTAGTGCTtcctcttgttgttgttgttgttgtggtgccTGCTGTGTGTTTGCTGCACCTGCTGTAGACCAGCATAGGTGGGTCCTGATTTGGTGGGTCCATTACGTCACTACCCTGTTTTGgactctccccccccccccccccccccacccttTTTTATGATGGATTGAATGTGAGATGTATCCAATCGATCTTCTATTTGTTTGGTCTGAGTATATGATGAACTCGACTTTCCACCCCAATGATATGGTGGGCTTCATTCTGATTGGTGGGTAGCATGGTTATAGTTGGATTTCCCCTGATTGTGTGAATTACAAAATGACTATTAACTCCCCTTTTTGTTGCTGTATTTGTGCAGGTACATCTCATCAGAGGATAATGGAGCATTCTTTATCTTTTCCTTGAAGCTCACTCTGTTCATGCAAATTCTTGGATTGTCAGTTAGAATATTGTCTGCTTTCTTGTGGATTCAGATGTACAGACTGGGAATTGCGCATGTAGAAAGTGCAGTTTCTCGAGAAGCAGATTTTGATTTAAGAAACAGTTTTTTAAGTCCTGCAACCCCTGCAGCTGCAGTTGTTAGACAATCCTCAGATTCTGAAGATCAACTAGGTGGATCTATATATGATCCAGCGTACTACTCCACCCTTTTTGAAGTAAGTCAAGATGACAAATTCTCAAAAAAggttggtgatttttttttctgcatATGCTGCTCTGTAATGTAGTTGAGAGTTGACTAGTTGAGACTGAAATAACCTGCTGCATTTTTTTATCGAGAagtattattttgttttgtttttaaattgcacccttctcttttctttcctACTACATTTTTCTTTCTCCCCTTCGACGTTGAACATTCTCTTGCTTGCTAGTTACAAACGTTTCACATTTACTAAACATAGAGCTTGTTTACAAGGTTTATTTTTTACTCTCTCTGTCCCACATtatttgttacactttcctttttcatccGTCCCACATTATTTGTTACAATTCCAAATTATGAATGAACCCACAATTATTGCTTCTCTCATCCCACTAACAAAAGTTTGGTTACCACACTCTGGCTTATTCAGTTAAAAAAATACCACACTATCTCCCGTCACatctattttttcaataaaataacaattgataaccaaacaaccacttttcacctaaaactttgtgcaaaggtaagtgtagcgagtattttgtatttttgacATAGGTATCCGATACATATCAGTCCTGTCCACAAAGGTGGGCTAGATTTTTTATCGACTACTCTACACAATCAAGAATTAATGTGTTAATTGAGGCCATTTGTTTATGAATAAGCTATTGTCATGAtctgatttattttatttgataaaCATGCTGGAATTCAAATGATTAGAACATTGGTTGGTATGCTGCATACTCTTTTATCGGTTGGATGCTTGATTTAGTATCTTTATATGTGATCCTGACATGTCCCATAGAGTTATATTGTACGGAATATTGGGTTGTGAAACAATGTCACATTCATCTTGGCAGGGATGCATATGTTGCATTGGACCTGTGGCCATACAAGAAAAAGGAAAGGTTCGGTTGAGGAATGAGGTCATTAGGAAAAAAATAGGGTTACACCGATTTAGAAGAagactagattagatcccgtgcacgcacggattatgataatttattttacaaaatatttaactgagtATCCTCAAACTATTGCATAATTATAAATTTGTTTAAACATAgtcatttaaatttattcatagAATATGCATATTATATATGTGTAATATGCTAATTTTACCAACATGACATATCGAgttaatatatttttcattattaatataccgatttgaataaaatattaccaaaaagtatttagcaaaattattattacgtggtATCTATTATTACCATAATTTCtaaactaatattttttttccatatataaatagatacactttttttaggaaagtggtttttggcgggaaaaaatcgcaccagggattgacacgtgtcattcctggtgtctgttttagtataaagtaaTAGATGAGTAGGAATCAACTAAGGTGGTATGGCCATGTTAAAGACGAACCGAATAATGCGTCGGTTAGACAACTTGAAGAGTGTCAAACTTGTGGAATTGTGAGGaagaccaaacaaaatttaaagAGGGTGATTGGGAGTGATATGATTTTATTGGGGATTGAGAAATATATGGTGTTAGATAAGGCGTAGTGGAGCAAGATAATATATGCCAACGATTCAACATGACTTCTTTTCTCTATTTTCCTTTGCATATCCTCTTCTTTTAGCATATACTCCATctgtattttattaggagtcgCATGTTGATCGACACCCATATTAAGGAAGGATAGTTGAatctaataaaaatattaaagcaaGGGGGGAGAGAGTaataaacaaatagaaaaaagatGATGCGGAAAGTATTTTAATCAAACTAGAGAGGGAGCTTGTAGTGTGGGTAGAGAAGTTACTAAAAGTAGGAagtgtgactcctaataaaatcCGGCCGAAAATGGTAAGTATGACTCCCAAGATAAGaaaatatggagggagtattttttattttttcgacATCTTTGTGCTTTTCTTTAAATCGACTTTGTTTCTTGTTCCTATTTCTCGTGTCTTGTTACTCTCACCTTCACTTTCTCAACTTTGCGTGTTTAATCTCTTTAACATAACCTTTTACTTTTCTTTTCCACGCTCCGCAAACGATTTCTTATGACAGTTCATGTTAGCCAAACGGCCCGAACCCAAATCATTTTGTTTCTCTTACATATTTTTTGTGTGTATAACGTCCATCACTCTAGTAATTTGACGTAGTTGTCTTCACTTAGAGGTGACTCTGACAGTCGTACCCTTGCAGGGGGGAAACAATGTCAAGGATGGTGATCCTTCATCTCAGGCGGAAAGTTGTATATTGAAGCTTTCAGTAGGGAGTGCTTTTAAGGCTATAGTGGTAACTTATTGCTCCCCCTGTTTGTCTATAGTTTTCCATCTGGAATGTTGTTTCATGTGATATTTGATGAACATACACATATCTGTGACCTATGGATGGTGTTCGCCTGTGTTTATGGTATCCATAAATCAATAGTTTAACTTACATTTGTTTCACGTAAATCATCTATGTATTTTCAGTAAGGTTTATTTTTGctatttaatattattaatgcaAATCCTTGACAAACTTCCCTGCTGCATAAACCGTCTTACTATGAGGAGATTTTGTGATCACAATAGTAATTATCACAGGCCATTTGCCTTCTTCCTCAGTAGTTTGCAAGCTTAAAGAGTATATTATGAAACACCTAGGAGTGAGTAACAAATGAAGTCTGGAATTTTTCACGGGTACTGAATTTCTTGATCCTTTTTGTTACGAGgaactaatttttttattttttttttgctgaaaATCGATTCTTGAGTCTCTAGGTGATTGGAAAGTGCTTGTCTGGAAGCGTATATGTGAATTGTGATGCTTGGTTGTTAAATTGATAACATAAATGTTAAAATTTGCTCGGGGCTGACAATATTCTTACATGTGCAGGACGAGAATGAGGCATGTCCTCGTTTGGATGTCTAGTAAGGAAACATTGTCATTTTTGGAAACAGACATTCTAGAACTTGATGAGCACTCTGATTGATTTGTTAAGGAGAATTAAGGCTGTCATCTCCAAGCATTGTATACTGAATTTTGTAGGAATGACATccacatatacgaagtataattttttttgatagAGGAAtccattttttaattaaaatgattGGTGCAGTATTGTCACAAGAAAAAGATAAAAGCAGAGTGCTTAGGAAGCCTTTTGATTTGCCATGAGAAAGATGCCATCAGAAACCATATGATTTGCCACGAGAAAGATGCCATGACGCAGATGTATCTCTAAAAAAATTGTGTTAGGGTATTTTCCCCTTCTCTTCTCTCACATGGAAACCCAaataaaccctaaccctaatcgaCGCCATTTTCGCCGCAAGCTGGATGGCAGGCTCGCTGGTAGCCTGGGCAAACGCCAGCAAAGCCGAAGGAATTCACTAGGACTAAAAGAATGAAAGTTAAAGGTCATACCGAAGGAATTCTAGCGCATAAAAAGAATGAAACGTCTTGTATTATTCATATGAGTCAAGTTTTACGTTCAAGATTCCCTCcatgttcatactcaaggtatatacattcaagagttttgaaacttgttctggttgcactttacgtatATTAATAGTTTATTCACAAAGCCGACTCAAGACACGGTCAAACAAAGCATTAAAACGGACAACCAAACAAGACTCCTTTTTAATTCactaggacttgtgatcaatcaaTCAAGACACTAGTGATAAATCAATCAAGACACTAGTGAATTGGTTCCTTTCAACACTTGTTGAGTAATCCACGACATGCACGTTAACATGCGGGTTGTGCACTAGGCACGAATGAATCCTTACTACAATTGACTCAAAAGTCTACCATATGCGGTGGCTAACAAGAGCTATCCCTTCATATGTGTAAATAACAATAGTTCGACTAGGCACAATAACTTAGCTCGAAACATGCTAGACATCTattctaatattttaaaacacaatGTGTTCATGAATTGATGCCACATGTCAtctcttttatattattttatattttgttaaatCATCATTTAAATTCATCTTTTCAATCTCCTCCTTAATTAATTTGATattcattttatttcaaaaataattttatttgtttcacATTCTAAATTTAATCTCTTAATACACCAAATgtttcacattttattatttcaaaatcTGCGTATCTtactttatactccctccgtcccatattagttgttacacttttctttttcgtccgtcccaaattagttgttacacttctaaattatgaatgaccccacaattattatattgtctctctcgtcccactaactttttttcccccacaccctctctcattaaataaaaaaaatactctattaactcctatcacatctaccttttcaataaaataccaattgataatcaaacaaccacttatcacctaaaactttgtgcaaaagtaagtgtaacaactaatttgggacggagggagtttTACATAAAGTATGTACCCGGATTTTTAAATTATAAAACTCGTGCATAGCACAGGGTAAAAACTAGttacgtacaatagcataaaccCTTCCTTGCATGTGAATAAATCATACATGCATAAGCATACTTGGACAACATGcttattattcaaattcaacaaacataaaccaatcataacatgcttgtttacttcaattcaacaaacataaaccaaTCATAAAATGCTTGCTTACtcaatcaaacatgaatccatacaTAGTCCAAATACATGAATCACAGTATAAAATCATCACATGAATTATCATGGAATTAAGGTGGTCATCCTAGACTTGCACACTTGCACGTACCTTGAAGTTCTAAGAGttggggccactttgcaattcAAGTTAATTCTCTAGATATCTcctcctatcattaaaatagtaaagcttaattattatccatgttcattaaatttccagcaactttattaagttttaaaacacttgaattaattagaaattaatcattaatcgATAAAATAATAGTTCCAATTAATCccttaaaaccctagcatgaaatttgGCTAATTTCATgctaaaaatcattaaaaattgacactttatgtcttaaaccaaatctgaaaattacaattgattatcataattaaaattttcatctaattatgctaatcaattagcCATAAGGTTTAGGGTAaaatgacaggctaaagtcgtatcacctagtcaaagataaacctaagtccactaacaaGATAGTAAGGAAAggaaagtagggatcgtatccacagggaaacaagcgttctttctactattaatcaactaGTCTAGACTATTGCGAACACGAAATTTGGTTGGTTTTGATATTaaaactacgacaataattaaacaaagagaattcagatattaaaaggtctagggcataggttcaccaatgaacaacaatccaaGATGACAAACAATCGACAACAATCAATAAAACAGtgaattagactagcatgctctctcgaatcgatactaatcatagactcagaattaacgggctctcgctacgtattaatcccaattctacctattgacacaagcttaaacatcaaattgcatctctcgaatcttaacttgatattgcttaactaatacaattaaacctgcgcaaatctaattgtatagtaaataaaaccaatcaataggaattaaccataaaaccaacaatcaacaacattcaatcatcccttcatattaattcatggatcctcaaaccctagaaaattgaCTACTCACACATGATTGAAATAGCTAAGACAATATtaattaatgaaaacataattccaacaaaataataaagcatGTAAGGAATAATACCTAAGGAATTGGAACAAAagaataatgaaagcttgaattttttgattgaaaataaactaagtgttttgcaACAATTGAGAGAATAACTAAGTAATGagagaataaaactaagtgttcaactagaaaataaggtgtcaactaaaataatagggCTTAGTATTTATATTTTGCCCAAAATAACACTCAAAAACCGGAAATAATCTCGCGAAAAACCGCATCAGGTTGACGTCGCCCGATCGCGATCCGATCGGGCGCCCTATCGGGCGGATGAGAAAAGCTCCATATAACTTCCAGGATGGCcgtccgatcgggcgcgcgtttaAACTGCACGattctctatcttcaaaacgtcatatctcctttgttattcgtcggaattaggcgagtggccactcgttggaaagctattgaagtttagaatccaacccaattaaaATGACTTAATTTGGAGTTAtggaacttgagttatgattaaaatagtggactacaatcatttttctacttctttcgttattcgctttgcttcaaaactcttctaacttaatgtttgtgctctcgataGTACATAATCttttgtattgattcaaatgagtaggaaatgcacaaaaatatgctaattcctacaatgatgaacctgaaactacaaacacactacaaggagcacattagtactaaaaatcgcttcgaagagctcatttgagataaaaaaaaagtactaagggacgggggtaaaaacactataaaatatgaacatatcataaAACCCTAAGTTTAAATCatcattaaaatcattaaaaatccataaagattgaaactttagCTCataatcaaatctgaaaattactattctctaataaaaaataatcatcAACCTTCTAATCATCACAATCCTCAactttggtgttcataaccaatcccaAATATATATTTAATCACAATCCATCaacaaaatataataaagattgaaactttaaTCCTAGAGAAGGCTCGGAAGAAGGGAATTATACCTAATCGGCCTAATAGCACGGTACGATTACGAAATTCGTAACCGGGCGCAAATGGGCAAGAAAATGAGGATGATGGGAGCACGAACAAGGAAGGCAAGATTGCGGCTTGCTTGTGGGCAGCGACATACGCGCGCGCAAGGAGTGCGTTGGGCGTGAGGGTGCAGTGACGGGCGAGGAAGGTGAGGGGCGTGTTGGCGCGGGGGAGTCGTGCGCGAGGAGAGGGCGAGACATCAGCAGCTCACAGAGGTGGGCGGCTTGCTGGGCAGCAGCACCGAAGAGGGAGAGAAGGAAAGAAAGAAGATAAGAAGACTTGGGAGAGAAGTAAGTAGAGAGGGAAAAGGTTCTTTAATTTGCGAGGAGAAATGAGGATGCTCATGGTTATAGTGTGGAAATGCTTGGGAATCAAGCCTAAGGAAGTTTCCTAGAATCTTAGTTAACCTTGATTGAGTTCCTTTAATCATAGTGATGAGTCATTAAGGATAAGATCAAGGAATCCTATTGAATTTCCTACACTTTCCCATACTTGGAGTTTGGGCTTTTTTTGGGGGCTTTGAGCTATGCTTCTTGGATTCTGATTTCAAAACCCGAATAATTATTCAACTTGAAAACTAAAttcattttataattaattaaaataataaatacttttaattaattaaatacatttacaTAGCTGATTTAAATGCAATTTAAGTTTACAAAATcccaaaatgcttaataaatataatattatatatttataattaatttaaaaatacgaggtattacaaatgCAGATGGCTATAACCACCTAATATTCTCCTAAGGTCACATAAAGTCCATAGGAAACATTCAGATCTCTAATCACTACGAGCTCGAAATCGTCGAGAACGAAGGCTATAAGACACGAAATTGGACTAAAAAGAGCTTTGTAAGAAACACGACTTTAATGACATTTCAGAGCCGATACAAAATAGATGGTTTGAACCACCCAATAAGCTCCTAAAGGTCTTGTTTCGGGTGTAAACAATCACTAAGAAGGTAAATTATGTATGAGTCAAAAAGGTCTGCGAGTTTGGGCATGGCTTGATGATTAGCCTTAATGATCTCAATTAAGCAAGTTAAAGGGATTAAGTGAAATGGAATCAGTCATACAGTTCCTCAATATAATAAGTATGTGTAATAAATGTCAAGTGCCTTTTACAAATGGGAACAGTTGGTATTTATAGGGGCATTAAATACAACATTTCGGCCACTTGGTCGCTGGGCCCATAAGGTTGTGCTTCAGTGTTGTGGACTTAGCCCTGAATTCCTTGGTTTCCCATTGGGCTGCTAGCTCCCTTTATGAGCAAGAGGGGAAAACAGGCCCAGAGTGTTGAAGCTAATTTGGGCCCTAACAGGTCTAATAGAAACCCTGGGAAGTATTCGACCTCTAATCACCCCGATCCCGAGAACGTCGACAATAAAGTTTATAATACACAAATTGGACCAAGACGAGCTTTGTACGGAAAACGACTTATGAATGTGTTTTAACCATCCAACAACCGTCTAACGGTCGCATGGAGTCCTTGGGAAGTATTCAGGCCCCTAATCACTCCGAGCCCAGATCGTCGAAAACAAAGGCTGTATTACTCGAAAATCGACCAAAAATAAGCTTTGTACGAAATAGGACTTTAATGACATTTCAAAGATGAGATAGATGGTTGTAACTTCTGACTACCCTGCATACAATGTAACACCCTACTAAtttcttgctttttataaaatattttccaacttaaaacacaggaattaccaagatattaccgccaccatgataacacttaaggctatttaccagaattacacagcggaatttaactaactttcaaatataataaatagttaattgcCATCGTACAACTCggaaccatcaaggcccaaaacaaaacattaaataactcaaaatccattaactaataattaaatagtttaaataGTCATGGCTTATAAAaataatagagtttataaatgcgGAAGAGAAACCAGTCTCTCAAACCCAATCCCATGCTCGATAACTTCTCttgcaagttatctctacaaacctgttatttaagatctactccccaacaacgcaaatgcaatgatggatcatcataaggTCATTaagcaaaggccatgaccggaagaCATGTAGCACGAAGTCAACAAAAgatgagtacgaacaagctagaaatGAATCCTaaactaacatgcttcactcaaa encodes:
- the LOC110790432 gene encoding uncharacterized protein isoform X2, producing the protein MNIMLCTSPWVRDYDKLQFVAVILLYVQIGCSLVGSLGALYTGVLLINFAIALFALVAIESGSQSLGRTYAFLLFSAIVLDIFWFLLFSYDIWYISSEDNGAFFIFSLKLTLFMQILGLSVRILSAFLWIQMYRLGIAHVESAVSREADFDLRNSFLSPATPAAAVVRQSSDSEDQLGGSIYDPAYYSTLFEGGNNVKDGDPSSQAESCILKLSVGSAFKAIVDENEACPRLDV
- the LOC110790432 gene encoding uncharacterized protein isoform X1, whose product is MNIMLCTSPWVRDYDKLQFVAVILLYVQIGCSLVGSLGALYTGVLLINFAIALFALVAIESGSQSLGRTYAFLLFSAIVLDIFWFLLFSYDIWYISSEDNGAFFIFSLKLTLFMQILGLSVRILSAFLWIQMYRLGIAHVESAVSREADFDLRNSFLSPATPAAAVVRQSSDSEDQLGGSIYDPAYYSTLFEVSQDDKFSKKGGNNVKDGDPSSQAESCILKLSVGSAFKAIVDENEACPRLDV